The genomic interval accTTGCCGTattgtgttacattttaaaccctgaaaactcctctttgggccccttctgccaagctgtagggtctgctctgaccttTGGACCAGCAAAGGGTGTtcttccatcaaaaggggattaccttcagctggccacaccattgttttccagttgttcagtaactgaggtatctcaaagcttgctttcatttcaatctcgcttatagtttccatattctcaaaatcttttgctaggcaatcatatttacaaggctttcctgtttcatctttcCCGACAACGCCGACCCTCAGAGCCTTTGGCCACTCgtgctcccagcctgcaggagctctgtcaCCAGCAGCCAGCCCATCTGGCTCTCAAGGACACCAAGAACACAGCAGGGAGGACAAAGCTTTCTGAGCAGATGGATGGTGAGCTCCACAATGCAGGGGTGGCCAGTGTCGCTGTTTGTTCAAGATAGAGGATTGCTTTCTCTGGGGTTTtgctaaaaaatattatttatcttCTTCATTTTGTTTAGGGCAATCTAAAATATTCTCTTCttgctccctcagctgcctccaTGCTGAGGTGTCAGTGACTCCAAGCCAGAGCTTTTCCCTGGcactcactgcagagctgcctcccatCCTCACCTACAGGTACCTTCACACCACTCCCCACCTGCCCTCCAAAACCCAGCCAGCTTTCCCAGAGAGAAACACCCTGCAGTGCTCAGTCCCTCAGCCAAAACCCAAGGGAGGGTCTGGCCATAGAGCCAGTACCAGGGTAACTCACACCTCAGCATCccactgcctgtgccaggctccctgctcctgctgcacctcGAGGGGGCatctgggggtgccaggggagcACTCAGTTCACTCTTGACCTACAGCATGTGAAAATcctcatatttatatttttgtttatattgaTGCAGCTTCTCATGTCTTGAATGTTAAAACTCATGGGTGTGAGGCCAGGGCTTTGCCCAGGAGGGAGCTCCTAGCACGCTGTGTGTCACAAAAGTCACGCCTGGCCAGTGCTGACCCAGGCGCCAGGCTGGGATGCAAAGCTTGGAATTACAGAGCGCAAATATTTATTCATGGGTGTGAGATGTACCAGCCAAATCAGGCActcaggtggggtttttttatgagGTTCTTACATCCATCACATACAGGTACAGCACAAATTGACTGAGCACTGACACCCACACTAACAGATCTCAAATGACAGTAAAACTTGGcaaagctgctgtttctgctggtCCATGGATCCAGGTGTCCTTGAGTCCCTCTGGCTGCAGTGACTGAGCTGTGACACCAGACCAGCCTGGGAGGATCTCAGagcctgggatgctgtgggaccTTGCTCATCCCAGGGATAAAGCCGTTGTTTATCCCTCAGGGACTACTCTAACCCTCCAAAAGCAAAATCCttctctgcagggccaggctgttTGTTTTACTTCACCGCAAACAATCCCAAAATCTCCAATAAAACTCTACTACCCCATCACATCACAGTGTGTCACGAGAActaacatttattttacattaacACCCTTCCGTGCTGTAACAATCGATGAACCGGTGCGGGAAGGGATGCGGGACCCTTTGGGGTGGGTTTCCCGGGGAGATTAACCGGGGAGCTGGTGGAAAAGCCGGTTCTGTCCCGCTCCTCCTCCCGCGGGGGTCTGGCCCCCTCCTGCGGGAGGCCGCGGGGCCGGTGGGTCCCGGTAAGGGCAAGGGCAAGGGCCGAGGGGTCCCGGTAAGGGCCGGCGAGGTCCCCGGTAAGGGTCGCGGGTCCCGGTAAGGGCAAGGCAGGCGGGAAGGGCAAGGGCCGTGGGGTCCCGATAAGGGCAAGGGCCGGTGGGGTTCCGGTAAGGGTCGCGGGTCCCCAGTAAGGGTAAGGGCCGGCGGGTCCCGGTAAGGGCCAGTGGGATCCCGGTAAGGGCAAAGACAAGGGCTGAGGGGTCCCGGTAAGGGCCGGCAGGTTCCGGTAAGGGTAAGGGTCGGCGGGGTCTCGGTAACGGCCGGCGGGTCCCCGGTAAGGGTAAAGGCCAGCAGGGTCTCGGTGGGTTCCAGGAGCCCCGGGGCTCTCTCCGCCCGTGACAGCTGCTccggccgccgcccccggccctcaccgccccgcggggccgcccccggcccgcccccggccGGCCCTCCCTACAtagcggcggggccgcccccggtGCCGGCCCGCTCCGCCAtggccccggcgctgccgctcTGCGcgctggccctggccctgctgcccgcCGCCGTGGCCGCGCAGGAGGCGGCCGGAGGTAAGCGGTGACCGCGGCCCCGCCGTGCGGCTGGGGGGCTCTCCGcgcacagcaccccaaaatccagggcgGGCAGCGGCTTTGGAGCCCGGCTCTGTGGGTGTCCGGGCGGGAAGCAGGCCGGCAGCAGCGGGGCGGGTGGCCGCTGgtcaggggctgtgggcagtgagggctgggagggatggcCGTGTCCCTCGGGACAGTTCCGCCGGGTGGGATCCAGTGAGCCCGGTGTGTCCCGTCGAGGTGGGGAAAGTTGGGTGGGTGCTGCAAGTGGTGCTTTGCTCGCCGCTTTTCCGGCTTCTACTGCAGTGGAACTTCCATGCCCcgggagctgtggctgccccatccctgcagtgtccGAGGCCGGGTTGGacggggctgggagcagcctgggatagtggaaggtgtccctgcccatggtgggctTAAAGcccttcctacccaaaccattttatgattccatgattcagtGATGATAGCAGCTCAGGTGAGAGAGCTGCTTACCTGTCCTGACCACGGGAcagccaggctcctgctgaTGGCCCTGTGGAAGGTGGGGGACAGTGGCTGGGCAGCCTCAGACCAGGAAAAGGTGAATGGGTGGATTGTCATGATGGGTTGACAGGAGTGTTGTCGACAGGGTGGTTTGTGACAGATCGTGTTTGATATGTGGgtgtccagctgctcctccttagtggctggggatggagcagagctcccagaggtgctgctccaGGTGTAGAAGCTGTAGCAGAGGGTGGGGATGACTGCCTTCAGTGTGTCCTAAGAATTCTGCCCCCTCTTCCAAGCCAGGAGCTGTTCTCCATTCACTTCACTCCTCCTGTAGCTAGCTGTCAAAAGCATTACCCAGGGGGGTTCCAGCACAGCAAGAGCTGCTGttgtgtctctgtccctgagGAGTGCAGTGCTTCCTGTGCCATGCCGTGGGAGCTCTCTGCTCACCTGACATGGGACATTGGCACAAACCAAATCCTGAAGGGCTGTGCTGTCCTCGAAGCAGCCCATTCCCAAACAGCTGTAATTCGCTGCCTTTGACTTAATGACTTGTAGGATGATGCCCCAAGCTAGGGAGAGGGGATATCCTGGGGGAAAGGAAAGCCTATTTAAAACCACAAGTTCTGCTTTTGGCCACCACTGgcctcctgtgctgtgggaaggtGTTTTGTGACACCTGGTAGAGAACagtcctggagcagcagaggcactgCTGTGCTTCCCTATTTCTTCAACTGAGGCTGGAGAAGATGCAGCTTCAGAGTGTTTAAAACCTGCAATCTCAGCCTCTCTGGTGTGTAAACACCCTTATCTGAGCTATGTTAATCAATTGCCCAGTTGTTTGGAAGGCTATACAGAGCATGTGACTGCTGACAGTGGGTCATAGCTGAGGGTTCCTGCCAGCTGGAGGGAGAAAATCCAGCTTTGCTGATTGTGAGAGTGGAAAACAAGCACCTCTGGGattgattttttcctgattacGACACTGCAAAGCAATGATCCTTCAGCCAGCAGTGAGTGGTCAGGCAAATtgagttttccttttaaacCACTGTCAAACAGGCTGCTGCTTAGACTCTTGAGCAGGAGTCAGTTTTAAACGGCTCATTCTTGAGGGCTTGGCAAAGCACCCTTCCTGCAGATCTGGAGAAACACACCAATGAATTGCAGGTGAATATCCTGTAGGAAGACATTTTCcaggagcactgctgggagctgaaGCTAAGCTCAGAATGGGGCCAGATTGTCCTGTGTTCAGACTTTATCcattcccctgcccagctggatGCCTTCATCCATGGTGGCTCTGGTCCTGAGAGCCACCTGTGTCTGCAGAACTGGGGTCTGGAAAGAGCTGGGGTTGGAAACAGGTTCTGGACATGAGCACAGATTTTGGCTGCAGTACTGCTCCCATTGCCTGGACTGTGTCCTGCTGAAGGAGGATTTGGATGACCTGGCTGGGGTAGGGCACAGCCCTCATGTGCAGCAGCAGGCCTCCTCAGGATCTGTagctctgtgtgctcctctACTTCTCCTGGTAGCAACTTCTGTGTCTCGGGTTGtttgcctgagctgctccatcaTCTGGTGCCACAGGACTGTATCACCCACCCAGTGCTTGCCCTCATCCTCACAGGGTCCCTCCAGACCGACTCTAGCTGTGTCTCCTGGCTGCCCTACTGTCACAGCTGATCCTCAGGCTTTTGAGGAAATACAACCAAAGAGAGGAACTCATAGTTTAGGGCTTTGTcagcagagcaaggcagaaCTTGCCTTGCATTTGGGCTTCCCACCGTGACATGGAGCACGTGCTGAAGCTGGTGGCTcttgcagcagctccagtggtgggcaggagcaggtgtGGAGGAGCCCAGGGTTTTAAAGCACTGAAGCTCTTCAAAGTCCTGAggtgtctttctttttttccttcctgcagatTGTCGCCAGTATACGAACAGGAGCTGTGAAGAATGCCTGAAAAATGTCACTGTGAGTAGCAGCAGTGAGACTCCCAACCTCTCACCACACCTGAAAGAGTTTCCTTCCTGGAAGCAGGGCTGGTCCCTTGTCCCAGACATGCTGCAAATTCCACCCACCTATGAGGGTGAGAGGGCAATCCCTCTCTGGTGCTCTGGAAAGAGGTTGCTAGAAActgggtgggttttgttgtGTGCTTTTAGATTAGAGTAATGGAATTGCCGAGCTGCTTCCTGGTGGATGGGCTTGGGGAAAGGACTgagtgggctgggctgggctggctggtcaAGTTCCCCTGCAGCAActgggctgtggcactgggtgggtgcAGGATGTGTACTGGTGTCCTGCCAGTCCCTGCTGCCTTATCACAGATATCAGCTAACTTGAACTTGAGTCAGATCTTGCAGCTGATGTGGCCAGAACCAGTTTGACCAAACCCTTCTGaatgctgggtttggggctcgTGCCACCAGGAGAGGAGCGTGCAAAGCGCTGCAGATGGTCTGGTGGTGGCTgggtgtgacggtgttcacaggggtctgaggatgagggaagagatgaggatctgactccatgtttcagaaggcttgatttattattttatgatatatattatattaaaactatactaaaagaatagaagaaaggatttcatcagaaggctagctaagaatagaaaaagaaagaatgataacaaaggcttgtggctcagacagagagtctgagctagccaactgtgattggccattaattagaaacaaccaacacgGGCCAATTAAAGTTCTACcagttgcattccacagcagcagataaccattgtttacattttgttcctgaggcctctcagcttctcaggaggaaaaatcctaaagaaaagatttttcataaaagatgtctgtaaCAGCTGGGCACATGCACACCTCTCCTGCTCATCAGCTTTGTGTGTGTAAAGTGTCTGAAAGGCTTTCTTCTTATcccaaaaataaatgtaaaggATCTGTGTTATTAATGGTGGGATTCTTAaggctgtcctgagcagggcCAGTAGTTGGCTCAGTGATCTTTATGAGTCCCTTCCAGCTAATTCTAAGGCAGGAGAAGGATTCTCAGCATCTTTACTCTGCACTCCCCTCTCCTGGTGTGatctgtgctgtcacagctctTACTCCTGAGCACTCTGTGTCTGCTGGGTGGTACCTGGTGagccagcctgtgctgtgggcCACTGGCAGCGCAGCAGTAactctgtgctgcctgctccctgtCTCCTAGTGCCTGtggtgtgccagcagcaggaggtgcaTGGAGTACCCTGTCAGGAGGATCCTCCCCCCGGCTGACCTGTGTGAGCTGCGCTCTGCTCGCTGGGGAGTCTGCTGGGGTAAGTGCCAGCCGGGGCTGTGACTGTGGGagtgcctgcctgctgctgtgggaggttCCCCTGCCTCCCATCTCTCTGCCAGTGCAGCAGTGACAGGCTGAAGGCAGTCAAGGTTCTGCAAACTTGCTGGAGCGTGGGTGGGGAAGCAGAGTATGAGCAGTTCCTGCCTTCTGGCAAGTAGGACCCGTGAGGATTTAGCTGCTCCAAAATGCATCCCTTCTGCTGTGGTGTGATGGAGGCTCCAGACGTGGCTGGcgcctgggagcagcagtggaagGTTCTCTGTGGGCCTGTGCAGCCCTTGCTGGTGGCTGAATCCCAGAAGATCtctcccctgcagctgccatgtCACTCTGTGCAACCTCTTCATGTGGCTGCTGTCCCACGTGGGCTCCTGGAACCAGAGGTGTGGTGACTTCTCTGGGAACCTGTGTGTGCTTCTAGTGCTGAGTGTACCACAGTCCTGCTCAGCTCTTACCCACTTGAGAAAAAACCTCCTCTAAAACCACCCCTGCACATGCAGGTCTCCTCTGGGAGCTTTTTCTGGTGGacagctgcctctcctccctcctgctccgTTTTCTGAAGGATTTCTGGAGAATTTGGTGCCTTGTTTAGACCAAGCTTAGTCCAAATTCATGCTCAGACAGGAGCCAGCTTttgggggctggagcaggaaggaaaCAAGCTGGGGGCTGGTTGCTCTCACCCACCCCCTTGATGAGGAGCCTGGAGCTGAATTGCTGTTGCCTGTCATCTCTTGTGCTCGAGGCTGAGCTCTCCTGTCTGCCCACAAGAGTTCACACTGCTCTTCTGCTGGTGGAGGAAGAATCTCCTCTTTGTGAGCCCTGTGGTATGCTTTTCTGAAACTTCTGTAAGACCTTGAAATACTAGTTTTGATGTAAGTAGCGTCACAAAAGGTTTCATTATAGAAGATCACATTCCTTGGCTTGCAAAACTTGCTATGAGGAGATTAGTCCTGTGGGAGATTAGCTCTTGTGTGATTCTGCATTTTTGGTGTGTGTGACTTAGCCTCTGTCATCAGCTGGAGGAGTGCCTGGTGCTCTGCAGAGATCTCTCTGTGTGGGAAGGGGGGAGCTGAACCCCAGGCTCATCCTGAAACCCCAAAAGGGTTTCAGAAGCACTGAAACTGCTGCAGGCTTTGAAAACCACTTCAGTGGTGGAGTCAGCTCGGGCTGGAGTACCTAAAAGAGGATCTATTGAGAGCAGATAAAAGGAAGAAGTCTCTTACaatgagggtgatgaggcactggcacaggctgtccagagagatggtgaatgccccatccctggaaacattcaaggtcagactgtgagcagcctggtctagtgaaagatgtccctgcccatggcagagagtTGGACTGAATGACCTTCAAAAGTGCTCTGAGCAAGTTCAGGTGCACTGAGATTTCTGTAGCCTGGCTGTTGTGTACAAAGTGGCTCCTAAACAAATATTTCCACAGGCACAAGTCTCTGAACAGCCTGAACCATGCTTGGAATAAAGTCCTCTGTGTTGTTGCCTGAAATCCTTGGCATCTAGACGTGTCATTTTTGGCTGGTGTCTCTGCTGccattgctgcaggagctgagcaggatgagcagggagcagggctcgTGGCTGCTGCCTCACCATGTTCCAGCAGGTTTTGTTGTGTGTGGGGGCAagcagagccccccagccctggggagacgTGGCAGTCAGTGCAGAAAGCAGGACTTGGCCCTCAGCtgcctgagcagcactgctgcccccaAGCTGATAAATCCCAACagattttgtttcagtttatcCCTTGCCCAAGGACTTGAGACACCTTTAAGTGCTCATCTCATCAGAGATGACTTCTGAGGCTGGCTCACATGGACAGCAATTCCACCCTGTCAGAGATCCTTCCTTAACCCTGAAGCCTTCAGTTGTTGGGTGTTTTCCCTTGATGGTTACTTTTTGCCTGGATTAGTGATTAAGATAGTTTTGCTCCTGTTTCTGCCAGAGGAGTTTGACCTGAGTGCATTTGTCCTTGCCTTTCTTCACAGCCAGTAACTGAGCACTCCTGCTAGCAGGGACATGTGCTCAGCTGGTGTTTATTTGTGGGTACCAACACTTGCTATATCTGCATTGGTATATCTATATTGTTATCTACAGCTAACAATGTCCATTTGCTTTCCCAGGTGGTTGCATATCTACTACAGCCCAGTGACTGAAGCTGTATGTTCAAGAGAAAATGGCTGTagataagaggaaatggcctcgagttgcaccaggggaggtttaggttggatagTAAGGAAAAGattctttactcagagggtGGTCAGAcagtggaacaggctgcccagggcagtggtagagccaccatccctggaaggattcaaaaaacacagagctgttgcacttggggacatggtttactGGAagacctggcagtgctgggggaacagttgaacttgatgatctttgagTGCTTTCCCAACATTAATGATCCTGTGATCCTACATTGTAACCCCAggcagctgtgtctgtgtgtgctaAACACGTTTTTGTCAAATCCTTCAGTGAACTTTGAAGCCCTGATCATTGCAATGTCCGTGGTGGGAGGAACACTTCTGATCATGTTGGGGgtctgttgctgctgctgctgttgcaagaaaaagagcaaaaagcaaGTATTGGGGGGTCCTCTGACTGTGGGGCAGCTCAGATGCAgccatgtgctgctgcagaactgAGTGCTGAGAGCACTAAAGGGCTTTTTTGTCTCCCAGGCCAGACAAGGATGAcgagagagcagccagggagcgGGAGAAGCGGCGGGTGCGTCAGGAGGAGAGGTGAGTTTGTACCACAggccctgaggctgcaggatgATTTGGCTCCTGTCTGTGCCATCAAATGTCATGCCAGGAGGCACATGGGGCTCAACACATGCAGTCAGCGGCTGCTTCAGCCCTAGCTCACACATGAGCCTCATTAGGAATGTCATGCTGGGGTGACTCGTGGATGTAGCATCACAAGTCTTGTGTATGCAGCTCCCTAAGGGCTGCTGACATGTGGGCTCTGGTGGTCCCTAGAGCCTCCCTGAGGTGGGAGGCTGAGCAAacctgccagcctggagctctcTTGGTTGGGAATAAGCAAGCTCTGGCTCTTTTTGTTCCCTTTTGTACCAGCAATTACTGACTCATGGCTTTTCTGTTTGCCTCTCgcaggagagcagagatgaAATCACGGCATGATGAAATCCGAAGGAAATACGGTACAGTGCTGACATGAGTGATTCAAACTAAGCTGTAGATGAAGCAGCCTCTATAACTGTGCTCCTTGCCGTGGTCACAGCTGTAAATGAGACCTGGCCAGCAGGGAAAACATGGTCCCTGCTTCTTTTGGCTCAGAATAAGTGTAGAGATGCTGGGCTCGTGGTGTGTGAGCCCACACAGGGCTATtttccctgggcagggaagagGAAGTGTATAATGTTCCCCAGAATGTGTCCTACATGTGGGAGAAGCTGATGGAGCTTGACTGGAGGGGAGAAGCAGAAGCTGGCAGACACAGCACCATCATAATGCTGTTACCCTTCAGGCACAGCCCTCCAGTAGGCCTGTGGtgagccagcagcctgggctgtgggggcaggTAGGAATCAGAAtggccacagctgcaggagcacagagcaggcaccaatcccaccccagtccctctggtcctctgtgccagcagtggTGTCTCAG from Zonotrichia leucophrys gambelii isolate GWCS_2022_RI chromosome 9, RI_Zleu_2.0, whole genome shotgun sequence carries:
- the PTTG1IP gene encoding pituitary tumor-transforming gene 1 protein-interacting protein; this translates as MAPALPLCALALALLPAAVAAQEAAGDCRQYTNRSCEECLKNVTCLWCASSRRCMEYPVRRILPPADLCELRSARWGVCWVNFEALIIAMSVVGGTLLIMLGVCCCCCCCKKKSKKPDKDDERAAREREKRRVRQEERRAEMKSRHDEIRRKYGLFKEENPYAKFEN